A DNA window from Micromonospora sp. NBC_01739 contains the following coding sequences:
- a CDS encoding O-antigen ligase family protein, which yields MLSPPSVEEPAGERPVARLAAPMLPRLPVWPLVVMFGLVPVWWAAGAFYLGWSLLGAVLLALLLVRGRVPLPPATGVWLLFLALVVVSATQLTSVGSLLAFGLRLGFYVTALVVGVYVYAVARQGIDLAALLVPICLFWFGLVLLGWLGVLAPRFSLSTPMEMLLPGGVSGNPYIQDLVRVRASEFSPRALNPIFRPSAPFPYTNNYGSAYAMTLPCVVAFVMLRRHGLLRWALIVSLPLSLAPAFFTLNRTMFVSLGAGLLVLGLRAARRGNVRVGASVVGVLLIGGLATLFIPVTEMIDNRVESSDTNSDRFALYGEVLRRVAESPWLGYGSPATVDTISAPVPVGTQGQLWMVLFCHGVPALLFFLGWFVLAAVLCARARSAAGQWLAVIPVVCLVQMPFYGMASPNLAVAFFAIALTMALVEREARPSGPALPQPSAAPEAVA from the coding sequence ATCCTCAGCCCGCCGTCGGTCGAGGAGCCGGCCGGCGAGCGACCGGTGGCCCGGCTGGCCGCCCCGATGCTGCCCCGGCTGCCGGTGTGGCCCCTGGTGGTGATGTTCGGGCTGGTGCCGGTCTGGTGGGCGGCCGGAGCCTTCTATCTGGGCTGGTCCCTGCTGGGCGCGGTGCTGCTGGCCCTGCTGCTGGTGCGGGGTCGGGTGCCCCTGCCGCCGGCCACCGGGGTGTGGTTGTTGTTCCTGGCGCTGGTCGTGGTCAGTGCCACCCAACTGACCTCGGTCGGCTCGTTGCTCGCCTTCGGTCTGCGGCTGGGCTTCTACGTGACCGCCCTGGTGGTGGGGGTCTACGTGTACGCGGTGGCGCGGCAGGGCATCGACCTGGCCGCCCTGCTGGTGCCGATCTGCCTGTTCTGGTTCGGGTTGGTCCTGCTCGGCTGGTTGGGGGTGCTGGCGCCCCGGTTCAGCCTCAGCACACCGATGGAGATGCTGCTGCCCGGTGGCGTCTCCGGCAACCCCTACATCCAGGACCTGGTACGGGTCCGGGCCAGCGAGTTCAGTCCCCGCGCACTGAATCCCATCTTCCGGCCCTCGGCGCCGTTCCCGTACACCAACAACTACGGCAGCGCGTACGCGATGACCCTGCCCTGCGTGGTGGCCTTCGTCATGCTCCGTCGGCACGGCCTGCTGCGCTGGGCGTTGATCGTCTCCCTGCCGCTGTCGCTGGCCCCGGCCTTCTTCACCCTCAACCGGACGATGTTCGTCAGCCTAGGGGCGGGTCTGCTGGTGCTCGGGCTGCGGGCCGCCCGGCGCGGCAACGTCCGGGTCGGCGCCTCCGTGGTCGGTGTGCTGCTCATCGGTGGACTGGCCACCCTGTTCATCCCGGTCACCGAGATGATCGACAACCGGGTCGAGTCCAGCGACACCAACAGCGACCGGTTCGCCCTCTACGGGGAGGTGCTGCGGCGGGTGGCGGAGTCACCCTGGCTCGGCTACGGGTCACCGGCCACGGTCGACACGATCAGCGCCCCCGTTCCGGTGGGCACCCAGGGTCAACTGTGGATGGTGCTGTTCTGTCACGGCGTACCGGCGTTGTTGTTCTTTTTGGGGTGGTTCGTGCTCGCGGCGGTGCTCTGCGCCCGGGCCCGGTCGGCGGCCGGGCAGTGGCTGGCGGTGATTCCGGTGGTGTGTCTGGTGCAGATGCCGTTCTACGGCATGGCCAGCCCGAACCTCGCGGTGGCCTTCTTCGCCATCGCCCTCACCATGGCCCTGGTGGAACGGGAGGCCCGACCCTCCGGCCCGGCCCTGCCCCAGCCGTCGGCGGCGCCGGAGGCGGTGGCATGA
- a CDS encoding lipopolysaccharide biosynthesis protein, with product MTDAQPGGWSGGTVAARTVTLTDMLRVPLHRIRLVAAVAVLGLLAALGYVLLVPGAVSASAVVAVRPVVTDAFTPSGAAADRAVNMNVESGIATGTEVVQRLADAGDLHPREVRNALEVEVPAGGQILRFTFTANSPEAAVSSANLAAQSYLEVRRAMYERQREEMLRSYDESIEKVAAQQTALQKRVANARDGARDAAVAELAGVNNQLTQLSSARTEIAAVDVNPGWVTQTAEKALVSAGGRGPLYLAAGLLGGLLFGVVLAFVWESMDRRIRSVDDGRDATGLPLLGTVRGQGLFGRRRPVDADIRYVAMAIAERVREPARVALLTTREDQTTLTAGLAVALAATGREVYVADDSGRLDRLRATVMTDRGRLPAAVNQARPTIPKPRPDGTGPIDDITEQIAVRRPSPHPNPARPGTDPEATMMLPRMSGGPVTAKSPVAEHPDEVPVGGGGVRFGTWRQRAAKGLVLFNAPPAEADERGVAAARQGTAVVVVEQDRTKQDDLRRLAERLRAAGVAPLGFVLTRSGRG from the coding sequence ATGACTGATGCACAGCCCGGCGGTTGGTCCGGCGGTACGGTTGCGGCTCGTACGGTCACACTGACCGATATGTTGCGGGTTCCGCTGCACCGGATCCGGCTGGTGGCCGCGGTGGCGGTGCTGGGCCTGCTGGCGGCGCTCGGGTACGTCCTGCTGGTGCCGGGCGCGGTCAGTGCGAGCGCGGTGGTAGCGGTCCGTCCGGTGGTCACGGACGCCTTCACCCCCAGCGGGGCGGCGGCCGACCGGGCGGTGAACATGAACGTGGAGAGCGGCATCGCCACCGGCACGGAGGTGGTCCAGCGGCTGGCCGACGCGGGTGACCTGCATCCCCGTGAGGTGCGCAACGCCCTGGAGGTGGAGGTACCCGCCGGGGGGCAGATCCTGCGTTTCACCTTCACCGCGAACTCCCCCGAGGCGGCGGTGTCCAGTGCCAACCTGGCCGCCCAGTCATACCTGGAAGTGCGCCGGGCGATGTACGAACGGCAGCGCGAGGAGATGCTGCGTTCCTACGACGAGAGCATCGAGAAGGTCGCCGCCCAGCAGACCGCCCTGCAGAAGCGGGTGGCCAACGCCCGCGACGGGGCCCGGGACGCGGCCGTCGCCGAGCTCGCCGGCGTGAACAACCAGTTGACCCAGCTCAGCTCGGCCCGTACCGAGATCGCCGCGGTCGACGTCAATCCGGGCTGGGTGACCCAGACCGCGGAGAAGGCCCTGGTCTCCGCCGGTGGGCGGGGTCCGCTCTACCTGGCGGCGGGGCTGCTGGGTGGGCTGCTGTTCGGTGTCGTGCTGGCCTTCGTCTGGGAGTCCATGGACCGGCGGATCCGTTCGGTCGACGACGGGCGGGACGCCACCGGCCTGCCGCTGCTGGGCACGGTACGGGGGCAGGGGCTGTTCGGCCGGCGCCGACCGGTGGACGCCGACATCCGCTATGTGGCGATGGCCATCGCGGAGCGGGTCCGCGAACCGGCCCGGGTGGCCCTGCTGACGACCCGGGAGGATCAGACCACCCTCACCGCCGGTCTGGCGGTGGCCCTGGCGGCCACCGGCCGGGAGGTCTACGTGGCCGACGACAGCGGCCGGCTGGACCGGTTGCGGGCGACCGTGATGACGGACCGGGGTCGGCTGCCGGCCGCGGTCAACCAGGCCCGACCCACCATCCCCAAGCCCCGCCCGGACGGCACCGGCCCCATCGACGACATCACCGAGCAGATCGCGGTACGCCGTCCCTCCCCGCATCCCAACCCGGCCCGGCCCGGCACCGACCCGGAGGCGACCATGATGCTGCCCCGGATGAGCGGTGGCCCGGTGACCGCGAAGAGTCCGGTGGCCGAGCACCCCGACGAGGTGCCGGTGGGCGGCGGTGGGGTCCGCTTCGGCACCTGGCGACAGCGGGCCGCCAAGGGGCTGGTGCTGTTCAACGCCCCCCCGGCCGAGGCAGACGAGCGTGGCGTGGCCGCCGCCCGGCAGGGCACCGCGGTCGTGGTGGTCGAGCAGGACCGGACGAAGCAGGACGATCTGCGCCGTCTGGCGGAGCGACTGCGGGCCGCCGGAGTGGCCCCGCTGGGATTCGTGCTGACCCGCAGCGGCCGGGGGTGA
- a CDS encoding glycosyl hydrolase → MTRRGLHRLIRHPGPRRKAVVLGALGVTVVLGLTATMVPLLADDNLSIPVVADTTATSVVQDGDNSVKTTLATCPARCDGNTRGGREAVLAFMVTSLPKNATNVRATLRVHTWQAFKATVTAHASNLDATAQRPAPQRAGTVLDTLTGVGKGFNEWDVSGLVTGNGIWTLSLAQAGWDTRIYWASAENRNADLRPNLVVTYDLAARPPSAPPSATLPATPAPTATVAPSASPSVSPSRAPSPTPSAPSTTRPPADSGKCGQVSEKLVPSCGAWWGMYSPTNPQTWDHGRAITDVEAQVGRKFDIVHRYHDFSNNGSNGAFPDTYQQQQMREGRLMFFAWESRVFSQGTVLTWKDVYSGRYDETIDAVAGRIRAVGQPVFIGFDHEPEDEPAKGSDADFVKAWRYVHDRFGAAGVRNAVWVWTMMGWSGHYDRYPGLYPGDRYVDWVAWDPYNFHVCNGSTVWKSPSTTIGSFYRWLDEKGIGAGKPRMLAEFGTNFDAADPNAKRRWFEEFPAALKAHPKIKAAIYFNSPGVTTTTKTCNMTMNHDAASLAGFTAAGRDSYLRQPTGGSR, encoded by the coding sequence GTGACCAGGCGTGGACTGCATCGGCTCATCCGGCACCCCGGTCCTCGGCGCAAGGCCGTTGTCCTAGGTGCCCTCGGCGTCACGGTCGTGCTCGGACTCACCGCGACCATGGTGCCCCTGCTGGCCGACGACAACCTGTCCATCCCGGTGGTCGCCGACACCACGGCCACCTCGGTGGTGCAGGACGGGGACAACAGTGTCAAGACGACCCTGGCGACCTGCCCGGCCCGCTGCGACGGGAACACCCGTGGTGGCCGGGAGGCCGTGCTCGCCTTCATGGTCACCTCCCTGCCGAAGAACGCCACAAACGTCCGGGCGACCCTGCGGGTGCACACCTGGCAGGCCTTCAAGGCCACGGTGACCGCACACGCCTCGAATCTGGACGCCACCGCGCAGCGGCCCGCGCCGCAGCGGGCGGGTACGGTCCTGGACACCCTGACCGGGGTGGGCAAGGGCTTCAACGAGTGGGACGTCTCCGGGCTGGTCACCGGTAACGGCATCTGGACGTTGTCGCTGGCCCAGGCCGGGTGGGACACCCGCATCTACTGGGCCTCGGCCGAGAACCGCAACGCGGATCTGCGGCCCAACCTGGTGGTGACCTACGACCTGGCCGCCCGTCCGCCGTCGGCGCCGCCGAGCGCCACCCTGCCGGCCACCCCGGCACCCACGGCCACGGTCGCGCCGAGCGCCTCGCCCAGCGTGTCGCCCAGCCGGGCGCCGAGTCCCACCCCGTCGGCTCCGAGCACCACCCGACCCCCGGCCGACTCCGGCAAGTGTGGACAGGTCTCGGAGAAGCTGGTGCCCTCCTGTGGGGCCTGGTGGGGGATGTACTCACCGACCAACCCCCAGACCTGGGACCACGGTAGGGCCATCACCGATGTCGAGGCCCAGGTGGGTCGCAAGTTCGACATCGTGCACCGGTACCACGACTTCTCCAACAACGGCAGCAACGGCGCCTTCCCGGACACGTACCAGCAGCAGCAGATGCGTGAGGGTCGGCTGATGTTCTTCGCCTGGGAGAGCCGGGTGTTCTCCCAGGGCACGGTGTTGACCTGGAAGGACGTGTACAGCGGCCGGTACGACGAGACCATCGACGCGGTCGCCGGGCGGATCCGGGCGGTCGGGCAGCCGGTCTTCATCGGCTTCGACCACGAGCCGGAGGACGAGCCGGCCAAGGGCAGCGACGCCGACTTCGTCAAGGCCTGGCGGTACGTGCACGACCGGTTCGGCGCGGCCGGCGTACGCAACGCGGTCTGGGTGTGGACGATGATGGGCTGGTCCGGGCACTACGACCGGTACCCCGGGCTCTACCCCGGTGACCGGTATGTCGACTGGGTGGCCTGGGACCCGTACAACTTCCACGTCTGCAACGGCAGCACGGTCTGGAAGAGCCCGAGCACCACCATCGGATCCTTCTACCGCTGGCTGGACGAGAAGGGCATCGGCGCGGGCAAGCCGCGGATGCTGGCCGAGTTCGGTACGAACTTCGACGCGGCGGATCCGAATGCCAAGCGGCGGTGGTTCGAGGAGTTCCCGGCGGCGTTGAAGGCCCACCCCAAGATCAAGGCAGCGATCTACTTCAATTCGCCCGGCGTGACGACCACGACCAAGACCTGCAACATGACGATGAATCACGACGCGGCATCGCTGGCCGGATTCACCGCCGCCGGGCGGGACAGCTACCTCCGGCAGCCCACGGGAGGGAGCCGCTGA
- a CDS encoding shikimate dehydrogenase, whose translation MAVSVHKAAVVGKPIAHSLSPVIHNAGYAAVGLDGWSYTRIECSAAQLADLVAGLGPEWAGLSVTMPGKEAALAVAAEASPAAAAVGAANTLVRRPDGSWYADNTDVTGMVEVLTEAGVSPGATVTVLGAGGTARAALAAAARLRAAGVTLVARRPEAVAELAPVAHTLGLALTAAPWSQAATLTDAEVWISTVPKGAADELADTVAWRPTTVLFDAIYDPWPTPLAASAAAAGCRIVSGLDLLLAQAIGQFEHFTGVPAPRAAMAAALAAVRADHS comes from the coding sequence TTGGCGGTCTCGGTGCACAAGGCGGCGGTGGTGGGCAAGCCGATCGCGCACTCGCTCTCCCCGGTGATCCACAATGCCGGCTACGCCGCCGTCGGGCTCGACGGGTGGTCGTACACCCGGATCGAGTGTTCGGCGGCCCAGCTGGCGGATCTGGTCGCGGGCCTGGGCCCGGAGTGGGCCGGGTTGTCGGTCACCATGCCCGGCAAGGAGGCGGCGCTCGCGGTGGCCGCCGAGGCCTCGCCGGCCGCCGCCGCCGTCGGCGCGGCCAACACGTTGGTACGCCGACCCGACGGTTCCTGGTACGCCGACAACACCGACGTCACCGGCATGGTCGAGGTGTTGACCGAGGCGGGGGTGAGTCCCGGTGCCACGGTCACCGTGCTGGGGGCCGGTGGCACCGCCCGGGCGGCCCTGGCGGCGGCGGCCCGGTTGCGGGCGGCCGGGGTCACCCTGGTCGCCCGCCGGCCGGAGGCGGTGGCCGAACTGGCACCGGTGGCGCACACCCTGGGTCTGGCCCTGACGGCCGCGCCCTGGTCGCAGGCGGCGACCCTGACGGACGCCGAGGTGTGGATCTCCACTGTGCCCAAGGGGGCCGCCGACGAGTTGGCCGACACGGTGGCCTGGCGTCCCACCACGGTCCTCTTCGACGCCATCTACGATCCCTGGCCCACCCCACTGGCCGCCTCGGCCGCCGCCGCCGGCTGCCGCATCGTCTCCGGTCTGGATCTGTTGCTGGCACAGGCGATCGGCCAGTTCGAGCACTTCACCGGGGTGCCGGCCCCGCGGGCGGCGATGGCCGCCGCCCTGGCCGCCGTCCGCGCGGACCATTCCTGA
- a CDS encoding endo-1,4-beta-xylanase, whose amino-acid sequence MSDSRLRHRTGKTTLTVRGPDRRVLADQVVTVEQRRHAFAFGNIGFDFVDLVGGPGPEIAQPFGGTDSSDLDRLGDLWLHLFNTATLPFYWGSYEPRRGAPDTERLTRTARWLAGHGVTVKGHPLVWHTVQPPWLLGLDLDEVEALQRARIRDLVGGFAGLIDTWDAINEAVIMPVFGNGDNAITDLARARGRIHMVRMAFEEARAANPAATLVLNDFDLSSAYECLIEGVLEAGVRLDAIGLQTHMHQGYRGEEYTHEMLDRFARYGLPLHLTETTLVSGHLMPPEIEDLNDYQIPQWPSTPEGEARQAEEIVRHYRSLLAHPAVQAVNYWGLTDRGAWLGAPAGLVRSDGSRKPSYDALEALIKGEWWLPPTPMRTDPDGMITVAGFLGDYTVSAGERTTHFTIDASDTTATIDLA is encoded by the coding sequence ATGTCCGACAGCAGACTGCGACACCGCACCGGAAAGACCACACTTACCGTGCGCGGGCCGGATCGGCGGGTGCTCGCCGATCAGGTCGTGACGGTCGAGCAGCGGCGGCACGCCTTCGCCTTCGGCAACATCGGTTTCGACTTCGTCGACCTGGTCGGCGGTCCCGGCCCCGAGATCGCCCAGCCCTTCGGCGGCACGGATTCCTCGGATCTCGACCGGCTCGGCGACCTGTGGCTGCACCTCTTCAACACCGCCACGCTGCCGTTCTACTGGGGTAGTTACGAGCCACGACGCGGCGCACCCGACACCGAGCGGCTGACCAGGACCGCCCGCTGGCTGGCCGGTCACGGCGTGACGGTCAAGGGCCACCCGCTGGTCTGGCACACCGTGCAGCCGCCGTGGCTGCTCGGCCTCGACCTCGACGAGGTCGAGGCGCTGCAACGGGCCCGGATCCGCGACCTGGTCGGTGGGTTCGCCGGTCTGATCGACACCTGGGACGCGATCAACGAGGCGGTCATCATGCCCGTCTTCGGCAACGGGGACAACGCCATCACTGACCTGGCCCGGGCCCGGGGCCGGATCCACATGGTGCGGATGGCGTTCGAGGAGGCCCGTGCGGCCAACCCGGCGGCGACCCTGGTGCTCAACGACTTCGACCTCAGCTCGGCCTACGAGTGCCTGATCGAGGGCGTCCTCGAAGCCGGCGTCCGCCTCGACGCGATCGGCCTGCAGACCCACATGCACCAGGGGTACCGGGGCGAGGAGTACACGCACGAGATGCTCGACCGGTTCGCCCGCTACGGCCTGCCGCTGCACCTGACCGAGACCACGCTGGTCTCCGGCCACCTCATGCCGCCGGAGATCGAGGACCTGAACGACTACCAGATCCCGCAGTGGCCGAGCACCCCCGAAGGCGAGGCCCGGCAGGCCGAGGAGATCGTCCGGCACTACCGGTCCCTGCTCGCCCACCCCGCCGTGCAGGCGGTCAACTACTGGGGACTCACCGACCGGGGCGCGTGGTTGGGTGCCCCCGCCGGCCTCGTTCGTTCCGACGGCAGCCGCAAGCCGTCGTACGACGCCCTCGAAGCCCTGATCAAGGGCGAGTGGTGGCTACCCCCGACCCCGATGCGCACCGACCCGGACGGCATGATCACCGTCGCCGGCTTCCTCGGCGACTACACCGTCTCGGCTGGTGAGCGCACCACGCACTTCACCATCGACGCGTCCGACACCACTGCCACGATCGACCTGGCCTGA
- the mltG gene encoding endolytic transglycosylase MltG: protein MFDELDLGHDEQDRGDKGKHRRGRKRDGRSGGGRGRTALALLLALVLLGGIGGGAFYGFDRIQNYFVTPDYDGAGAEEVTIQIPQGAFLADMAVVLRDADVIKSTKAFIEAAEKNSRSRNIQSGTYKLRKQMSGELALAAMLDPANRIVNGITIPEGRTAKSIFKLLSDKTDIPVKEFEAAAKDPEKLGVPDWWFKREDGKKAKKSIEGFLFPDTYEIPPNSTAETILGQMVDHFLTVTGEMEFADRVQKERGGISPYEALIVASLAQAEAGTKKDLGKVARVAYNRVYSETFPCGCLEMDVTVNYYFESIGQEGKTSGQMTAADLDNPKNPYNRKLRGMIPTPINNPGKEALEGAMAPPNGDWLFFVAIDKAGNSAFTKDYNQHLRNIDKAKEAGVL from the coding sequence ATGTTTGACGAGCTGGACCTCGGTCACGACGAGCAGGATCGGGGGGACAAGGGCAAGCACCGCCGAGGTCGTAAGCGGGACGGTCGCTCCGGCGGGGGCCGAGGCAGGACGGCACTGGCCCTGTTGCTGGCCCTGGTGCTGCTCGGCGGCATCGGCGGCGGTGCCTTCTACGGTTTCGACCGGATCCAGAACTACTTCGTCACCCCCGACTACGACGGCGCGGGCGCCGAGGAGGTGACGATCCAGATCCCGCAGGGCGCCTTCCTGGCCGACATGGCCGTGGTGCTCCGCGACGCGGACGTGATCAAGAGCACCAAGGCGTTCATCGAGGCCGCCGAGAAGAACTCCCGCAGCCGCAACATCCAGTCGGGCACCTACAAGCTGCGCAAGCAGATGAGTGGTGAGCTGGCCCTGGCCGCGATGCTCGACCCGGCCAACCGAATCGTCAACGGGATCACCATCCCCGAGGGACGCACCGCCAAGAGCATCTTCAAACTGCTCAGCGACAAGACCGACATCCCGGTCAAGGAGTTCGAGGCCGCCGCGAAGGACCCGGAGAAGCTCGGCGTACCGGACTGGTGGTTCAAGCGGGAGGACGGCAAGAAGGCCAAGAAGTCCATCGAGGGCTTCCTCTTCCCGGACACCTACGAGATCCCGCCGAACTCCACCGCCGAGACCATCCTCGGGCAGATGGTCGACCACTTCCTGACCGTCACCGGGGAGATGGAGTTCGCCGACCGGGTGCAGAAGGAACGCGGCGGGATCAGCCCGTACGAGGCGTTGATCGTGGCGTCGCTCGCCCAGGCCGAGGCCGGCACCAAGAAGGATCTCGGCAAGGTCGCCCGGGTCGCCTACAACCGGGTCTACTCGGAGACCTTCCCCTGCGGTTGCCTGGAGATGGACGTCACGGTCAACTACTACTTCGAGTCGATCGGTCAGGAGGGCAAGACCTCCGGCCAGATGACCGCGGCCGACCTCGACAACCCGAAGAACCCGTACAACCGCAAGCTGCGCGGCATGATCCCGACCCCGATCAACAATCCGGGCAAGGAGGCCCTCGAAGGTGCGATGGCCCCGCCGAACGGCGACTGGCTCTTCTTCGTGGCGATCGACAAGGCGGGCAACTCCGCCTTCACGAAGGACTACAACCAGCACCTGAGGAACATCGATAAGGCCAAGGAGGCCGGCGTCCTGTGA
- the ruvX gene encoding Holliday junction resolvase RuvX, with protein MTELSRGVRLGVDVGQVRIGVSRSDPHGVLATPLVTVAREQNPRPDAVSSDLAQLAALVVEHEAVEVVVGLPVNLAGRHGPAAEHVKAYARQLAEVISPVPVTLTDERMSTVVASRRLAERGVRGKKQRAVVDQAAAVEILQSWLDTQRRRT; from the coding sequence GTGACTGAGCTGTCCCGTGGTGTGCGGCTGGGGGTGGACGTCGGCCAGGTCCGCATCGGGGTCTCCCGGTCCGACCCGCACGGGGTGCTGGCCACCCCGCTGGTCACGGTCGCCCGGGAGCAGAATCCCAGGCCGGACGCGGTGTCGAGCGATCTTGCCCAGCTCGCCGCGTTGGTCGTCGAGCACGAGGCCGTGGAGGTGGTGGTGGGCCTTCCGGTCAACCTCGCCGGTCGACATGGGCCCGCAGCCGAGCACGTCAAGGCGTACGCTCGACAACTGGCCGAGGTGATATCGCCTGTCCCGGTGACGTTGACCGACGAGAGGATGTCCACGGTCGTGGCGAGTCGTAGGCTGGCCGAACGAGGTGTCCGGGGGAAGAAGCAACGTGCGGTGGTCGACCAGGCCGCCGCGGTGGAGATTCTGCAGAGCTGGCTGGACACGCAGCGGAGGCGGACGTAG